A single genomic interval of Mycolicibacterium sp. MU0053 harbors:
- a CDS encoding ABC transporter permease codes for MRYLLAHLDTAWALTVVHLRLSLVPIVFGLLIAVPIGALVQRTTTWRRLTTITASIVFTIPSLALFVVLPLVIPTRILDEANVIVALTLYTAALLVRAVPEALDAVPDHIRDAATAVGYRRRTQLLKVELPLAIPVLVASLRVVAVTNISMVSVGSVIGIGGLGTWFTEGYQADKSDQIIAGIIAIFVLAVVIDALIMLLGRAITPWVRATRAPRRRVMAASGGSG; via the coding sequence ATGCGTTATCTGCTGGCGCACCTCGACACCGCCTGGGCCCTGACGGTGGTGCACCTGCGGCTGTCGCTGGTGCCGATCGTGTTCGGTCTGCTGATCGCGGTGCCGATCGGTGCGCTGGTGCAACGCACCACCACGTGGCGGCGGTTGACGACGATCACCGCCAGCATCGTCTTCACCATCCCGTCGCTGGCGCTGTTCGTGGTGCTGCCGTTGGTCATCCCGACCCGGATCCTGGACGAGGCCAACGTCATCGTCGCGCTCACGCTCTACACCGCGGCGCTGCTGGTCCGCGCGGTGCCCGAGGCCCTGGACGCGGTGCCCGACCACATCCGCGACGCCGCCACCGCCGTCGGCTACCGGCGCCGCACCCAGCTTCTCAAAGTCGAACTGCCGCTGGCGATCCCGGTCCTGGTGGCCAGCCTGCGGGTGGTCGCGGTCACCAACATCTCGATGGTGTCGGTGGGTTCGGTGATCGGCATCGGTGGGCTGGGCACCTGGTTCACCGAGGGGTATCAGGCCGACAAAAGCGATCAGATCATCGCCGGCATCATCGCGATCTTCGTGCTGGCCGTCGTCATCGACGCGCTCATCATGCTGCTGGGCCGGGCGATCACGCCCTGGGTGCGGGCCACCCGCGCGCCGCGGCGCCGGGTTATGGCCGCGAGCGGGGGGTCTGGATGA
- a CDS encoding ABC transporter permease produces the protein MNFLSEALSFIFTAANWAGPAGMTARTLEHLHYTVLALLFSVLIAVPLGMLIGHTGRGTFLVVTGVNALRALPTLGVLLLGVLLWGLGLVPPTVALMLLGIPPLLAGTYAGIANVDAGVVDAARAMGMTESRVLLRVETPIALPLILSGLRTATLQIVATATVAAYASLGGLGRYLIDGIKVRQFHIALVGALLVTALALILDAACALAVWLSVPGSGRLGRWGGRMPQPLLSDEVALESGRRPGLVADRATKPRPRRLR, from the coding sequence ATGAACTTCCTCTCCGAGGCGCTGTCGTTCATCTTCACCGCCGCCAACTGGGCCGGCCCGGCGGGAATGACCGCCCGCACCCTCGAGCATCTGCACTACACCGTGCTCGCCTTGCTGTTCTCGGTGCTGATCGCGGTTCCGCTGGGGATGCTCATCGGTCACACCGGCCGCGGCACGTTCCTGGTGGTGACCGGGGTCAACGCGCTGCGCGCGCTGCCCACCCTCGGCGTGCTGCTGCTCGGGGTGCTGCTGTGGGGACTGGGGCTGGTGCCGCCGACGGTCGCGCTGATGTTGCTGGGCATCCCGCCGCTGCTGGCCGGCACCTACGCCGGGATCGCCAATGTCGACGCCGGCGTGGTCGACGCCGCCCGCGCGATGGGGATGACGGAGTCGCGGGTGTTGCTGCGCGTCGAGACGCCCATCGCCCTGCCGCTGATCCTGAGCGGGCTGCGCACCGCGACCCTGCAGATCGTCGCGACGGCCACGGTGGCGGCCTACGCCAGCCTCGGCGGACTCGGCCGCTATCTGATCGACGGCATCAAGGTGCGTCAGTTCCATATCGCGCTGGTGGGGGCGCTGTTGGTGACCGCGCTCGCGCTGATTCTCGACGCCGCGTGCGCGTTGGCGGTGTGGCTTTCGGTGCCGGGTTCGGGCCGGCTGGGCCGCTGGGGTGGCCGCATGCCGCAGCCGTTGTTGAGCGATGAGGTGGCGTTGGAGTCCGGCCGCCGGCCCGGCTTAGTCGCCGACCGGGCTACGAAGCCGCGGCCTCGTCGCTTACGGTAG
- a CDS encoding putative glycolipid-binding domain-containing protein, with translation MSAPESAKDSAWPAILTWRGHNLPRMESVRVQLSGNRIKAYGRIVSAATPSTPAFGASYDLVTDESGATKRLSMTVTLAERERQLSIARDEENMWLVQDHTGQTSRAAFDGALDVDVVFSPFFNSLPIRRTGLHRRKDSVTLPVVYVWLPELTVEPVTIGYASAASGIKLQSPVSQTTITVDDEGFPIDYPGLAARI, from the coding sequence GTGAGTGCCCCCGAGAGTGCCAAAGACAGCGCCTGGCCCGCGATCTTGACGTGGCGGGGCCACAATCTGCCGCGAATGGAATCGGTGCGGGTTCAACTGTCCGGGAACCGCATCAAGGCCTACGGCCGGATCGTGTCGGCCGCGACGCCGTCGACCCCGGCCTTCGGCGCCTCCTACGACCTGGTGACCGACGAGTCGGGGGCCACCAAGCGCCTGTCGATGACGGTGACGTTGGCCGAGCGTGAGCGCCAGCTGTCTATCGCGCGCGACGAGGAGAACATGTGGCTGGTGCAGGATCACACCGGCCAGACATCGCGGGCGGCGTTCGACGGCGCCCTCGATGTGGACGTGGTGTTCAGCCCGTTCTTCAACTCGCTGCCGATCCGCCGCACCGGGTTGCACCGGCGCAAGGACTCGGTGACGTTGCCGGTGGTCTACGTGTGGTTGCCGGAGCTCACCGTCGAACCCGTCACCATCGGGTATGCCAGCGCCGCCAGCGGTATCAAGCTGCAGTCGCCGGTGAGTCAGACCACGATCACCGTCGACGACGAGGGTTTCCCTATCGACTATCCGGGCCTGGCAGCGCGGATCTGA
- a CDS encoding prephenate dehydrogenase, which produces MCVLGLGLIGGSVLRAATNAGRPAFGYNRSIEGVQGAQADGFDASDDLDATLLRAAETGALIVVAVPMPALPTMLTHVAAAAPDNALTDVISVKSAVLDAVRDAGLLTRYVGGHPMTGTAHSGWAAGDAQLFVDTPWVVTVDDHVDPQAWTEVLGLALDCGSFVVPARSDEHDAAAAAISHLPHLAAEALAITASRVPLAFALAAGSFRDGTRVAATAPDLVRAMCEANSTELIPLLDQTIELLTAARRTLAEHDSVGELVEAGHAARVSYDSFTRPNIVGIAVGEQNWRDQLAAAGRAGWVIRSALPGPDSR; this is translated from the coding sequence GTGTGCGTGCTCGGCCTCGGCCTCATCGGGGGTTCGGTGCTGCGCGCGGCGACCAACGCGGGCCGTCCGGCGTTCGGCTACAACCGTTCGATCGAGGGCGTCCAGGGCGCGCAGGCCGACGGCTTCGACGCCTCCGACGACCTCGACGCCACGTTGTTGCGCGCGGCCGAGACCGGCGCCCTGATCGTCGTCGCGGTTCCGATGCCGGCGCTGCCCACGATGCTGACGCACGTCGCCGCGGCCGCCCCCGACAATGCGCTGACCGACGTCATCAGCGTCAAATCCGCGGTCCTCGACGCCGTCCGGGACGCCGGCCTGCTGACCCGCTACGTGGGCGGGCATCCCATGACCGGCACCGCGCACTCCGGTTGGGCCGCGGGCGACGCCCAACTGTTCGTGGACACGCCGTGGGTGGTCACGGTCGACGACCACGTCGACCCGCAGGCGTGGACCGAGGTGCTGGGATTGGCGCTGGACTGCGGATCGTTCGTGGTGCCGGCGCGTTCCGACGAACACGACGCCGCGGCCGCGGCCATCTCACATCTGCCCCATTTGGCCGCCGAGGCGCTGGCCATCACCGCGTCCCGGGTGCCGCTGGCCTTCGCGTTGGCCGCGGGCTCGTTCCGCGACGGCACCCGGGTCGCGGCCACGGCACCGGATCTGGTCCGCGCCATGTGTGAGGCCAACAGCACCGAGCTGATTCCGCTGCTGGACCAGACCATCGAGTTGCTCACCGCGGCGCGGCGCACGCTGGCCGAACACGACTCCGTCGGAGAACTGGTGGAAGCCGGCCACGCCGCGCGGGTCAGCTACGACAGCTTCACCCGCCCGAACATCGTCGGCATCGCGGTCGGCGAGCAGAACTGGCGAGACCAACTCGCCGCCGCCGGCCGCGCCGGCTGGGTGATCAGATCCGCGCTGCCAGGCCCGGATAGTCGATAG
- a CDS encoding tRNA adenosine deaminase-associated protein, which produces MGPQRSKQDVSTEAATPDGFGVAVVYEDGKWRCTALRSKAWISLTAAETALRELRAAGAVFGLLDIDDEFFIIVRPAPGGTRLLLSDATAALDYDIAGEALDTLDADIDDDDLEDCDPFGAGDLGVLSDLGLHDDVLGAILAETDMYADEQLTSIAREMGFADELSAVLDQLDR; this is translated from the coding sequence ATGGGACCCCAGCGGTCGAAGCAGGACGTATCCACCGAGGCCGCCACCCCCGACGGGTTCGGGGTGGCGGTGGTCTACGAGGACGGTAAATGGCGATGCACGGCGCTGCGGTCGAAGGCCTGGATCAGCCTGACCGCGGCCGAGACCGCGCTGCGTGAGCTGCGCGCCGCCGGGGCGGTGTTCGGGCTGCTCGACATCGACGACGAGTTCTTCATCATCGTGCGGCCCGCCCCCGGTGGGACCCGGCTGCTGTTGTCGGATGCGACGGCGGCACTCGACTACGACATCGCCGGCGAGGCGCTGGACACCCTGGATGCCGATATCGACGACGACGACCTCGAGGACTGCGACCCGTTCGGCGCCGGGGACCTGGGGGTGCTGTCGGATCTCGGGCTGCACGACGACGTGCTGGGCGCGATCCTGGCCGAGACCGACATGTACGCCGACGAGCAGCTGACCAGCATCGCGCGCGAGATGGGTTTCGCCGACGAGCTGTCGGCGGTGCTGGACCAACTCGATCGGTGA
- a CDS encoding nucleoside deaminase — MSALSDDETLIRSALAAAREAGPRDVPIGAVVFSASGVELARAANAREALGDPTAHAEILALRAAAGVLGDGWRLEGATLAVTVEPCTMCAGALVMARVARVVFGAWEPKTGAVGSLWDVVRDRRLTHRPQVRGGVLAAECAAPLEDFFARQR; from the coding sequence GTGAGTGCGCTCTCCGACGACGAGACGCTGATCCGGTCGGCGCTGGCCGCGGCCCGGGAGGCGGGCCCGCGCGACGTGCCGATCGGTGCCGTCGTGTTCTCGGCGTCCGGTGTGGAGCTGGCCCGCGCCGCCAACGCCCGCGAGGCGCTCGGTGATCCGACGGCCCACGCCGAGATCCTGGCGCTGCGCGCGGCCGCCGGCGTCCTCGGCGATGGCTGGCGGTTGGAGGGCGCGACCCTGGCGGTGACGGTGGAGCCGTGCACGATGTGCGCCGGCGCCCTGGTGATGGCGCGGGTCGCCCGGGTGGTGTTCGGCGCGTGGGAACCCAAGACCGGCGCGGTGGGCTCGCTGTGGGATGTGGTGCGCGATCGCCGGTTGACGCACCGCCCGCAGGTCCGCGGCGGGGTGCTGGCCGCCGAATGCGCGGCCCCCCTCGAGGACTTCTTCGCCCGCCAGCGCTGA
- a CDS encoding Fic family protein, with protein MKKPMPPPTDESILRVVGGHRLMKVMFEEVNVSTDPYLPWDELRYRKPPEGVTTEEWWLATRMARNSIKRALPLRMLDSEGNFSYALPDEVLRLLDEVTQRASGQIAVPEQVTNAATKDRYVINSLIEEAITSSQLEGASTSRKRAKEMIRHDRKPTTRSEQMIMNNYLAMQHVSANRNVDFTPGAICQLHEIVTYNTLDAPESAGKIQTNPDPDDRVKVFDGEGNVLHTPPPVGELPARLQELCDFANGKDGQGVYVPPVVRALAIHFMVGYDHYFEDGNGRTARALFYWSMLKQGYWLSEFLTISRILKQAPAKYTRSFIFTEQDRGDMTYFLIYQLKVIQRALNDLDKYLARKSEELQSTRKLLSPTAGNFNYRQVSLLEFAIKHPGEYYTVKSHAKSHGVSEQAARNDLYELQDRMLLERDKIGREFVWTAPVDLTDRIKAAES; from the coding sequence ATGAAGAAGCCGATGCCGCCACCCACCGACGAGAGCATTCTCAGAGTCGTGGGCGGACACCGACTAATGAAGGTCATGTTCGAGGAGGTCAATGTCTCGACGGACCCGTATCTTCCCTGGGACGAACTCCGCTACCGCAAGCCTCCAGAGGGAGTTACGACTGAGGAGTGGTGGCTGGCCACGAGAATGGCACGCAACAGCATCAAGCGTGCTCTTCCGCTCAGGATGTTGGATAGTGAGGGCAATTTCAGCTATGCCCTGCCAGACGAGGTACTGCGACTGCTTGATGAGGTCACGCAACGAGCCAGTGGACAGATTGCCGTTCCTGAGCAGGTCACTAACGCGGCTACCAAGGACCGTTACGTCATCAATTCACTCATCGAGGAAGCGATCACCAGCAGCCAACTCGAAGGAGCGTCCACAAGTCGCAAGCGGGCAAAGGAAATGATCCGCCACGACCGGAAGCCGACTACCCGCAGCGAGCAGATGATCATGAACAACTACCTCGCGATGCAGCATGTCAGCGCCAACCGGAATGTCGACTTCACGCCAGGCGCGATCTGCCAACTGCACGAGATTGTCACCTACAACACCTTGGACGCCCCCGAAAGCGCCGGGAAGATCCAGACGAACCCGGATCCCGATGACAGGGTGAAGGTTTTCGACGGCGAAGGCAACGTGTTGCATACACCGCCGCCCGTCGGGGAGTTGCCCGCTCGACTTCAAGAACTATGCGACTTCGCAAATGGGAAAGACGGTCAGGGTGTGTACGTTCCGCCGGTGGTCCGCGCGTTGGCAATCCATTTCATGGTGGGATATGACCACTATTTCGAAGATGGCAATGGCCGCACTGCACGCGCGCTTTTCTACTGGAGCATGCTGAAACAAGGGTACTGGCTTTCTGAGTTCTTGACGATCTCGCGGATCTTGAAGCAGGCGCCCGCGAAGTACACACGATCGTTCATTTTCACTGAGCAGGACCGTGGCGACATGACCTACTTCTTGATCTACCAACTCAAGGTCATCCAGCGCGCACTCAACGATCTCGACAAGTACTTGGCACGCAAGTCGGAAGAGCTCCAGAGCACCCGAAAGCTCCTGTCGCCCACGGCCGGAAATTTCAACTATCGACAGGTTTCGCTTCTGGAGTTCGCGATCAAGCACCCAGGTGAGTACTACACCGTCAAGTCACACGCGAAGAGCCACGGGGTTTCGGAGCAGGCTGCGAGGAACGATCTCTATGAATTGCAGGACCGAATGCTCTTGGAGCGAGACAAGATCGGGCGCGAGTTTGTGTGGACTGCGCCAGTCGACCTCACTGATCGCATCAAGGCGGCGGAGAGCTGA
- a CDS encoding Fe-S protein, with protein sequence MQVLRDVVVLVHLIGFATLFGAWVTELVSKQFRVSRVMDYGLLVSLLTGAALAAPWPAGIDLNYPKLGIKLVLLVVIGGLIGMGAARQKRTGQAVPRGMFYAVGALVLTAAGIAVIW encoded by the coding sequence GTGCAAGTACTACGCGACGTCGTTGTGTTGGTTCATCTGATCGGCTTCGCGACGCTCTTCGGCGCCTGGGTCACCGAGTTGGTCTCCAAGCAATTCCGGGTCAGCCGGGTGATGGACTACGGATTGCTGGTGTCGCTGCTCACCGGGGCGGCGCTGGCGGCGCCGTGGCCCGCGGGCATCGACCTGAACTATCCGAAGCTCGGCATCAAGCTGGTACTGCTGGTGGTGATCGGCGGGCTGATCGGGATGGGCGCTGCCCGGCAGAAACGCACGGGGCAGGCCGTGCCGCGCGGGATGTTCTACGCGGTGGGCGCTTTGGTGCTGACCGCGGCCGGTATCGCCGTCATCTGGTAG